The proteins below are encoded in one region of Sulfitobacter sp. SK012:
- a CDS encoding class I SAM-dependent methyltransferase, which translates to MESNGQNFDLKEEIRTYWSARAATFDESASHKIEDQFGKPNWQMFLRQAMGLGPDEDMEGLHVLDLACGTGEISRMLCSLGAEVTGLDFSETMHTIAKAKLEGQSWRPLLCDAENLATVADNSFDFATTRHLAWTLTDPLAAYAEWLRVLKPGGRLLVNDGDWTRPFSRSYRLKRWLAHLLAPETPRSVEERACDASIRGRLPYSGGLTAQRLREEITSQGLSYSSALNVAPLYHQGMQALPIVKRLRQSSENRYALVFEKIGNT; encoded by the coding sequence ATGGAGAGCAATGGACAGAACTTCGATCTCAAAGAAGAGATACGCACCTATTGGTCCGCCCGCGCAGCAACCTTTGATGAAAGTGCGTCTCACAAAATTGAAGACCAGTTTGGTAAACCCAATTGGCAAATGTTCCTTCGGCAAGCCATGGGACTTGGTCCCGACGAAGATATGGAGGGATTACATGTCCTTGATTTGGCCTGTGGCACGGGTGAAATAAGCCGAATGCTCTGTAGTCTCGGTGCGGAGGTGACAGGCCTAGATTTCTCTGAGACGATGCACACTATCGCCAAGGCTAAACTCGAGGGTCAATCGTGGAGGCCACTTTTGTGCGATGCCGAAAACTTGGCGACCGTCGCAGACAACAGTTTCGATTTTGCGACGACACGACATCTAGCTTGGACTTTGACCGATCCCTTGGCGGCCTACGCTGAGTGGCTCCGTGTCTTGAAGCCAGGGGGACGGTTGCTTGTCAACGACGGGGATTGGACGCGACCTTTTTCGCGAAGCTATCGCCTAAAACGGTGGCTTGCGCATCTGCTTGCACCAGAAACACCGCGCTCAGTTGAAGAGCGTGCATGCGATGCTTCCATTCGAGGAAGGCTTCCGTACTCTGGGGGCCTGACTGCACAAAGGCTGCGAGAGGAAATAACGTCTCAAGGTCTGAGCTATAGCAGCGCCTTAAACGTGGCTCCGTTATACCATCAAGGTATGCAAGCTTTGCCCATCGTTAAACGCCTTCGGCAGTCATCGGAAAACCGCTATGCGCTTGTGTTTGAAAAGATTGGAAATACTTGA
- a CDS encoding ABC transporter substrate-binding protein, translating into MNVSSLTRGLCSATAAIAFSFASATLATAETITVTDIAGRTVEVEKNPSKVVIGEGRMIYSIALLDQENPFARIAGWKNDMVLFDPDAYRKYQAVFPEAADIPSFGSPYSDEWNLEAVISLGTEVVLMNLGNLLKAQESGIIEKLEEAGVATIFVDFRQDPTQNTVPSIQLLGRIFDRRDEADEFSDYYQSQMKLIYARVEQIPIEDRPVVFIERAAGYNPAKCCNTFGAANMGRLVDLAGGRNWGSQKTPGFTAAVSLEAIFSDDPEVIIGTGANWAEANPDTAAVLFGYEASDAAVQERLAALADRDGWPELSAVKNGRFHSVYHQFYNSPYHFVAMQAFAKWIHPDLFEDLDPDATMTELHDKFLPIDYSGVFWGTLENDG; encoded by the coding sequence ATGAATGTCAGTTCACTGACGCGGGGTCTTTGCTCCGCCACCGCAGCCATCGCATTTAGTTTTGCGTCCGCCACGCTCGCCACCGCAGAGACTATTACCGTTACCGATATCGCCGGCCGTACGGTCGAAGTTGAAAAGAATCCGTCCAAGGTTGTGATTGGCGAAGGTCGTATGATCTATTCCATCGCATTGCTGGACCAAGAAAACCCGTTTGCACGTATTGCCGGCTGGAAGAACGACATGGTTCTGTTTGATCCTGACGCCTACCGAAAATACCAAGCAGTTTTCCCAGAAGCTGCAGACATCCCAAGCTTCGGAAGTCCGTATTCGGATGAATGGAACCTTGAAGCTGTGATCTCGCTCGGTACCGAAGTTGTGCTTATGAACTTGGGTAACCTTCTCAAAGCTCAAGAAAGTGGCATCATCGAAAAGCTTGAAGAAGCTGGTGTCGCAACCATCTTTGTCGATTTCAGGCAGGACCCAACGCAAAACACGGTACCAAGTATTCAACTGCTCGGGCGCATTTTTGACAGACGCGATGAAGCAGACGAGTTCTCAGACTACTATCAATCACAAATGAAGCTGATCTATGCGCGGGTTGAACAAATACCCATCGAAGACAGACCGGTTGTCTTCATCGAACGTGCAGCGGGATATAATCCAGCAAAATGCTGTAACACCTTTGGTGCCGCCAATATGGGCCGTCTTGTTGACTTGGCCGGTGGCCGAAATTGGGGGTCGCAAAAGACACCTGGTTTCACGGCCGCGGTTAGTCTTGAGGCCATATTTTCCGATGATCCTGAAGTGATTATTGGTACGGGCGCTAACTGGGCAGAAGCAAATCCAGATACTGCGGCGGTACTTTTTGGTTATGAAGCCAGTGATGCCGCGGTTCAGGAACGTCTTGCTGCACTTGCAGACCGTGATGGTTGGCCAGAGCTGTCGGCCGTCAAGAATGGCCGTTTCCACTCGGTCTATCACCAGTTCTACAACAGTCCATATCACTTCGTTGCAATGCAGGCCTTTGCCAAGTGGATACATCCAGATCTGTTCGAGGACTTAGACCCAGATGCAACGATGACGGAACTTCACGATAAGTTCCTTCCCATCGATTATTCGGGCGTTTTCTGGGGCACTCTAGAAAACGACGGCTAA
- a CDS encoding FecCD family ABC transporter permease, whose translation MTTDVDPAEMRQAYSAQNTRRFAMIALVTALLVISFFVDVATGPGGYPLSTVFEVFADPMSHGVRLKVIVWDYRLPIAVTAVLVGALLAVAGAQMQTILNNPLAEPFTLGVSAAASFGASLAIVLGFSVIPAVGPLLVTMNAFVFALMTCGFILFATRLKGVGSETMILFGIAIFFTFTALLSLMQYMASEDQIARIVFWMMGSLSRASWEKISLGTLLLCVAIPFSLYRTWPMTALRMGEATAESMGVDVGRLRVEMLICVSLLAATAVSFVGTVGFIGLVGPHIARLLVGEDQRFFVPLSALVGALVLSLTSLISKSITPGIIYPIGIITALIGVPVFVSIILSTRREKLS comes from the coding sequence ATGACAACTGATGTTGATCCTGCCGAAATGCGGCAAGCGTATTCTGCGCAAAATACACGCCGCTTCGCGATGATCGCGCTTGTAACCGCGCTTTTGGTCATAAGCTTCTTTGTAGACGTTGCTACTGGACCCGGAGGATACCCGTTGTCTACGGTATTTGAGGTTTTCGCCGACCCTATGTCACATGGCGTGCGCCTGAAGGTCATTGTTTGGGATTATCGTTTGCCCATTGCTGTCACGGCGGTTCTTGTCGGAGCGCTCTTGGCCGTTGCGGGTGCGCAGATGCAAACAATCCTGAACAACCCTTTAGCTGAACCATTCACCTTGGGTGTGTCGGCAGCGGCAAGCTTTGGGGCGTCTCTCGCCATTGTGCTTGGGTTTAGCGTCATTCCGGCGGTTGGGCCACTTCTGGTCACGATGAATGCATTTGTTTTTGCATTGATGACCTGTGGGTTCATCTTGTTTGCGACCCGCCTTAAAGGGGTGGGATCAGAAACGATGATCCTGTTCGGTATCGCGATATTCTTTACCTTCACGGCGCTTCTCTCGTTGATGCAATACATGGCGTCAGAGGATCAAATCGCCCGCATTGTTTTCTGGATGATGGGTTCACTAAGCCGAGCTAGCTGGGAAAAAATCTCACTGGGCACGTTGCTGCTCTGCGTGGCAATCCCGTTCAGTCTGTATCGAACGTGGCCAATGACAGCACTTCGCATGGGCGAGGCAACTGCGGAAAGTATGGGCGTCGATGTTGGCCGACTGCGCGTTGAAATGCTGATATGCGTCTCACTGCTGGCTGCAACGGCGGTATCATTTGTCGGAACGGTCGGTTTTATCGGCCTGGTTGGACCACATATTGCCCGCCTCTTAGTCGGTGAAGATCAGAGGTTTTTCGTACCTCTGTCCGCGCTTGTTGGTGCGCTTGTATTGTCACTGACTTCGTTGATTTCGAAGTCCATCACCCCCGGCATCATTTATCCGATCGGCATTATCACCGCACTGATTGGCGTGCCGGTGTTTGTTTCGATCATCCTTAGTACGCGGCGGGAGAAGTTGTCATGA
- a CDS encoding ABC transporter ATP-binding protein, protein MTLSIANLTSGYSGRAVLEDINIPAIKGGSFVGLIGPNASGKSTLFKSLAGLIKPMAGAIQIDGEDITNLKRKDRAKRVAYMPQAFGCNALLTVFESVLLALKQTSGWRVNSDNLDRVSDTLNALGLAHLSSRGIADLSGGQAQMVAVAQTLVRAPEVILLDEPTSALDLHHQLSIMTSIRTEVGKRRPVVMAALHDLNLAAKFCDRLVLLRDGKVLADGLPADILSLSVIGETYRVETDLEQTQRGALYVDARLPA, encoded by the coding sequence ATGACCCTTAGCATTGCAAACCTTACCTCCGGATATAGCGGTCGCGCCGTTCTCGAAGACATCAATATTCCCGCAATTAAAGGCGGTTCATTTGTTGGGCTGATCGGGCCAAACGCATCCGGAAAATCAACGTTATTCAAATCCCTAGCGGGCCTTATCAAACCGATGGCAGGTGCAATCCAAATTGACGGCGAAGACATCACAAACCTCAAACGTAAGGATCGGGCAAAACGAGTCGCCTACATGCCGCAGGCGTTTGGCTGCAATGCGTTGTTAACCGTGTTTGAAAGCGTGTTGCTTGCATTGAAGCAGACAAGCGGTTGGCGCGTAAACTCCGATAATTTGGACCGCGTCTCGGACACATTGAATGCGTTGGGATTGGCGCATCTTTCTAGTCGCGGAATTGCAGACCTCAGTGGTGGGCAGGCGCAGATGGTTGCCGTGGCACAAACACTGGTGCGTGCGCCAGAAGTCATCTTGTTGGATGAACCAACAAGTGCGCTCGACCTTCACCATCAGCTGTCCATCATGACTTCTATCCGAACCGAAGTTGGTAAACGTAGGCCCGTTGTTATGGCTGCGCTGCATGACCTGAACCTCGCGGCAAAGTTCTGCGATAGGTTGGTTCTATTACGCGACGGCAAAGTTCTGGCGGACGGTTTGCCGGCAGACATTTTATCCCTCTCAGTCATCGGAGAGACATACCGAGTAGAAACGGACTTGGAACAAACGCAGCGCGGCGCACTCTACGTCGATGCGAGATTGCCAGCGTGA
- a CDS encoding sulfite exporter TauE/SafE family protein, with protein MTIFEIFLLVGAGFAAGLLNAVAGGGTFLSLPALIYLGVPPISANATATLIALPGYISSAWGFRHDMQREGVLSLWVIVGVGFVGSVLGALLLIITPADTFLWVVPWLLLLATVMFAFGPALLRMIQKRGVNSAGVAVSMAAILAVSIYGGYFNGGLGIMLLATFGFIGYVNLHGMNGLKNVLSAVVSLVSATTFIAAGLIVWKPALVMAISATVGGYLGARMSRRIVRTDLLRHFVTVIGVTMAAVFFLR; from the coding sequence ATGACGATCTTTGAAATCTTCCTACTTGTCGGAGCCGGGTTTGCCGCGGGTCTTCTCAACGCCGTAGCCGGGGGTGGAACGTTCCTGAGCTTGCCTGCGTTGATATATCTGGGCGTCCCCCCGATCAGCGCCAACGCCACGGCAACGCTGATAGCCTTGCCAGGATATATCAGCAGTGCTTGGGGCTTTCGGCACGACATGCAGCGCGAGGGCGTGTTGTCGCTTTGGGTTATTGTCGGTGTCGGGTTTGTTGGTTCTGTCTTGGGGGCGCTTTTGCTGATCATCACCCCCGCCGATACATTTCTGTGGGTTGTGCCTTGGCTGTTGTTGCTTGCGACGGTGATGTTCGCCTTCGGACCGGCCTTATTGCGCATGATTCAGAAACGCGGCGTGAACAGCGCCGGAGTTGCCGTCTCGATGGCAGCGATCCTCGCGGTGTCAATCTATGGCGGCTATTTCAACGGGGGGCTTGGTATCATGCTGCTCGCAACATTTGGATTCATCGGGTACGTCAATTTACATGGGATGAACGGCCTCAAGAACGTATTGTCGGCCGTCGTCTCGTTGGTATCGGCAACCACTTTCATTGCTGCTGGATTGATCGTGTGGAAACCTGCGCTCGTGATGGCCATCAGCGCAACTGTTGGCGGCTATCTGGGCGCGAGAATGAGCCGCCGCATCGTTAGGACCGACCTTTTGCGTCACTTCGTGACCGTCATCGGCGTCACCATGGCGGCAGTGTTCTTTCTGCGCTGA
- a CDS encoding MarC family protein, producing MDILERFITLWVVIDPIGTIPVFIAVTAGMATAARRSTALLATIVSAAVLLFFLVFGQLLIDALGISLLSFQVAGGIILFMFALTMIFGDSKQESDKRSVEQDADLPDDSRPSPAIFPLAVPSLASPGAMLAIVLLTDNNHFAVTDQIVTAAVMMAVLAVAYLFMLLAEPIIRLIGNSGAAIVSRVMGMILASVAADAVLSAFVEIMSTGSL from the coding sequence ATGGATATTTTAGAACGTTTTATTACACTTTGGGTGGTTATCGATCCGATTGGCACAATACCCGTGTTCATTGCGGTTACTGCAGGGATGGCAACGGCAGCGCGTCGTTCCACAGCTCTACTTGCTACCATCGTTAGTGCAGCCGTCCTTTTGTTCTTTCTCGTTTTCGGACAGCTGTTAATCGATGCCTTGGGTATAAGTCTTTTGTCTTTTCAAGTTGCCGGCGGAATCATCCTCTTCATGTTTGCGCTGACAATGATTTTTGGGGACTCAAAGCAGGAATCGGACAAGCGCTCGGTCGAACAAGATGCCGATCTGCCCGACGACAGTCGACCTTCACCAGCGATCTTCCCACTTGCGGTTCCATCCCTCGCATCACCCGGAGCTATGCTCGCGATCGTGCTTCTGACGGACAACAACCATTTTGCGGTAACTGATCAGATAGTCACAGCTGCAGTTATGATGGCCGTCCTCGCGGTCGCGTATCTATTCATGCTACTTGCAGAACCAATTATTCGACTGATCGGGAATTCGGGTGCAGCGATTGTGAGCCGGGTTATGGGAATGATACTGGCCTCAGTCGCCGCAGATGCGGTTCTATCGGCGTTTGTCGAAATCATGTCGACAGGCTCGCTTTAG